The Camelus bactrianus isolate YW-2024 breed Bactrian camel chromosome 32, ASM4877302v1, whole genome shotgun sequence genome includes a region encoding these proteins:
- the SELPLG gene encoding P-selectin glycoprotein ligand 1 isoform X3 — protein MNAFVRVPHLLCTRPATSGAMFLQLLLLLTLLGPGSSLQLITHSEVVWDYDGSDYYSHGTDFPGVLETRTEDPSLSLKLLNVTGTSGQRDFAGPETSESATLGVATRDSAVLYAGAAATGILSTELATQGIFITRGPLTTEPLTVTPPITEGPSTEGVPSTELATVQALSTGPAGTLAPTTEPAATEALSTGLGSVVALTTEPAATEALTTGPASMVAPTTEPAATEALTTGPASMVALTTEPAATEALSTGTASTVALTTEPAATEALTTGLASMVAPTTEPAATDAQSTEALSTESTSTEALTTEHIIVKSPSRAPTVSPSPTEGPLDHNPVKQCLLAILILALVATVFLVCTVVLAIRLSRKNHTYPVRNYSPTEMVCISSLLPEGAEGSTATANGGLSKAKSQGLKAETGEDREGDDLTLHSFLP, from the exons ATGAATGCGTTTGTGAGAGTGCCTCACCTCCTCTGTACCAGGCCAGCAACATCAG GTGCCATGTTTCTGCAACTCCTCCTGCTGCTGAccctgctgggccctgggagcAGCCTGCAGCTAATCACCCACTCAGAGGTCGTGTGGGACTACGATGGGTCTGACTATTATTCACATGGCACAGACTTTCCAGGAGTGCTTGAAACCAGGACTGAGGACCCATCCCTGAGCCTCAAGCTTCTGAATGTGACGGGAACATCAGGACAGAGAGATTTTGCAGGGCCTGAAACATCTGAGTCTGCCACTCTGGGGGTGGCCACAAGGGACTCTGCTGTCCTGTATGCAGGTGCGGCAGCCACTGGGATTCTGAGCACAGAACTGGCCACGCAGGGAATTTTCATCACACGGGGCCCTCTGACCACAGAACCCCTCACTGTAACCCCTCCCATCACAGAGGGTCCATCCACAGAAGGAGTGCCATCCACAGAGTTGGCCACAGTGCAGGCCCTGTCCACAGGGCCAGCAGGCACATTGGCACCAACCACAGAACCTGCAGCCACCGAGGCTCTGTCCACGGGTCTGGGAAGTGTGGTGGCACTGACCACAGAACCTGCAGCCACCGAGGCTCTGACCACAGGGCCAGCAAGTATGGTGGCACCGACCACAGAACCTGCAGCCACCGAGGCTCTGACCACAGGGCCAGCAAGTATGGTGGCACTGACCACAGAACCTGCAGCCACTGAGGCTCTGTCCACGGGGACGGCAAGTACAGTGGCACTGACCACAGAACCTGCAGCCACTGAAGCTCTGACCACGGGGCTGGCAAGCATGGTGGCACCAACCACAGAACCTGCAGCCACCGATGCCCAGTCCACGGAGGCCCTGTCCACAGAATCCACTTCCACTGAGGCCCTGACCACAGAACACATAATTGTAAAGTCTCCGTCCAGAGCACCAACTGTGAGCCCCAGTCCCACAGAGGGCCCGCTGGACCACAACCCAGTGAAGCAGTGCCTGCTGGCCATCCTCATCCTGGCCCTGGTGGCCACCGTCTTCCTTGTGTGCACCGTGGTGCTGGCCATCCGCCTCTCCCGCAAGAACCACACATACCCTGTACGCAACTACTCCCCTACCGAGATGGTCTGCATCTCGTCCCTGCTGCCTGAGGGGGCCGAGGGGTCCACTGCCACGGCCAATGGGGGCCTGTCCAAGGCCAAGAGCCAGGGCCTGAAGGCGGAGACTGGGGAGGACCGCGAGGGGGATGACCTCACCCTCCACAGCTTCCTCCCTTAG
- the SELPLG gene encoding P-selectin glycoprotein ligand 1 isoform X1: MNAFVRVPHLLCTRPATSASCWMPGSGTFPAASPSGLIFETVWPISQMRKLRLREGAMFLQLLLLLTLLGPGSSLQLITHSEVVWDYDGSDYYSHGTDFPGVLETRTEDPSLSLKLLNVTGTSGQRDFAGPETSESATLGVATRDSAVLYAGAAATGILSTELATQGIFITRGPLTTEPLTVTPPITEGPSTEGVPSTELATVQALSTGPAGTLAPTTEPAATEALSTGLGSVVALTTEPAATEALTTGPASMVAPTTEPAATEALTTGPASMVALTTEPAATEALSTGTASTVALTTEPAATEALTTGLASMVAPTTEPAATDAQSTEALSTESTSTEALTTEHIIVKSPSRAPTVSPSPTEGPLDHNPVKQCLLAILILALVATVFLVCTVVLAIRLSRKNHTYPVRNYSPTEMVCISSLLPEGAEGSTATANGGLSKAKSQGLKAETGEDREGDDLTLHSFLP, translated from the exons ATGAATGCGTTTGTGAGAGTGCCTCACCTCCTCTGTACCAGGCCAGCAACATCAG CCTCCTGCTGGATGCCAGGCTCAGGGACCTTCCCTGCAGCATCTCCATCCGGTCTCATCTTTGAGACAGTAtggcccatttcacagatgaggaaactgaggctcagagaag GTGCCATGTTTCTGCAACTCCTCCTGCTGCTGAccctgctgggccctgggagcAGCCTGCAGCTAATCACCCACTCAGAGGTCGTGTGGGACTACGATGGGTCTGACTATTATTCACATGGCACAGACTTTCCAGGAGTGCTTGAAACCAGGACTGAGGACCCATCCCTGAGCCTCAAGCTTCTGAATGTGACGGGAACATCAGGACAGAGAGATTTTGCAGGGCCTGAAACATCTGAGTCTGCCACTCTGGGGGTGGCCACAAGGGACTCTGCTGTCCTGTATGCAGGTGCGGCAGCCACTGGGATTCTGAGCACAGAACTGGCCACGCAGGGAATTTTCATCACACGGGGCCCTCTGACCACAGAACCCCTCACTGTAACCCCTCCCATCACAGAGGGTCCATCCACAGAAGGAGTGCCATCCACAGAGTTGGCCACAGTGCAGGCCCTGTCCACAGGGCCAGCAGGCACATTGGCACCAACCACAGAACCTGCAGCCACCGAGGCTCTGTCCACGGGTCTGGGAAGTGTGGTGGCACTGACCACAGAACCTGCAGCCACCGAGGCTCTGACCACAGGGCCAGCAAGTATGGTGGCACCGACCACAGAACCTGCAGCCACCGAGGCTCTGACCACAGGGCCAGCAAGTATGGTGGCACTGACCACAGAACCTGCAGCCACTGAGGCTCTGTCCACGGGGACGGCAAGTACAGTGGCACTGACCACAGAACCTGCAGCCACTGAAGCTCTGACCACGGGGCTGGCAAGCATGGTGGCACCAACCACAGAACCTGCAGCCACCGATGCCCAGTCCACGGAGGCCCTGTCCACAGAATCCACTTCCACTGAGGCCCTGACCACAGAACACATAATTGTAAAGTCTCCGTCCAGAGCACCAACTGTGAGCCCCAGTCCCACAGAGGGCCCGCTGGACCACAACCCAGTGAAGCAGTGCCTGCTGGCCATCCTCATCCTGGCCCTGGTGGCCACCGTCTTCCTTGTGTGCACCGTGGTGCTGGCCATCCGCCTCTCCCGCAAGAACCACACATACCCTGTACGCAACTACTCCCCTACCGAGATGGTCTGCATCTCGTCCCTGCTGCCTGAGGGGGCCGAGGGGTCCACTGCCACGGCCAATGGGGGCCTGTCCAAGGCCAAGAGCCAGGGCCTGAAGGCGGAGACTGGGGAGGACCGCGAGGGGGATGACCTCACCCTCCACAGCTTCCTCCCTTAG
- the SELPLG gene encoding P-selectin glycoprotein ligand 1 isoform X2 — protein MPGSGTFPAASPSGLIFETVWPISQMRKLRLREGAMFLQLLLLLTLLGPGSSLQLITHSEVVWDYDGSDYYSHGTDFPGVLETRTEDPSLSLKLLNVTGTSGQRDFAGPETSESATLGVATRDSAVLYAGAAATGILSTELATQGIFITRGPLTTEPLTVTPPITEGPSTEGVPSTELATVQALSTGPAGTLAPTTEPAATEALSTGLGSVVALTTEPAATEALTTGPASMVAPTTEPAATEALTTGPASMVALTTEPAATEALSTGTASTVALTTEPAATEALTTGLASMVAPTTEPAATDAQSTEALSTESTSTEALTTEHIIVKSPSRAPTVSPSPTEGPLDHNPVKQCLLAILILALVATVFLVCTVVLAIRLSRKNHTYPVRNYSPTEMVCISSLLPEGAEGSTATANGGLSKAKSQGLKAETGEDREGDDLTLHSFLP, from the exons ATGCCAGGCTCAGGGACCTTCCCTGCAGCATCTCCATCCGGTCTCATCTTTGAGACAGTAtggcccatttcacagatgaggaaactgaggctcagagaag GTGCCATGTTTCTGCAACTCCTCCTGCTGCTGAccctgctgggccctgggagcAGCCTGCAGCTAATCACCCACTCAGAGGTCGTGTGGGACTACGATGGGTCTGACTATTATTCACATGGCACAGACTTTCCAGGAGTGCTTGAAACCAGGACTGAGGACCCATCCCTGAGCCTCAAGCTTCTGAATGTGACGGGAACATCAGGACAGAGAGATTTTGCAGGGCCTGAAACATCTGAGTCTGCCACTCTGGGGGTGGCCACAAGGGACTCTGCTGTCCTGTATGCAGGTGCGGCAGCCACTGGGATTCTGAGCACAGAACTGGCCACGCAGGGAATTTTCATCACACGGGGCCCTCTGACCACAGAACCCCTCACTGTAACCCCTCCCATCACAGAGGGTCCATCCACAGAAGGAGTGCCATCCACAGAGTTGGCCACAGTGCAGGCCCTGTCCACAGGGCCAGCAGGCACATTGGCACCAACCACAGAACCTGCAGCCACCGAGGCTCTGTCCACGGGTCTGGGAAGTGTGGTGGCACTGACCACAGAACCTGCAGCCACCGAGGCTCTGACCACAGGGCCAGCAAGTATGGTGGCACCGACCACAGAACCTGCAGCCACCGAGGCTCTGACCACAGGGCCAGCAAGTATGGTGGCACTGACCACAGAACCTGCAGCCACTGAGGCTCTGTCCACGGGGACGGCAAGTACAGTGGCACTGACCACAGAACCTGCAGCCACTGAAGCTCTGACCACGGGGCTGGCAAGCATGGTGGCACCAACCACAGAACCTGCAGCCACCGATGCCCAGTCCACGGAGGCCCTGTCCACAGAATCCACTTCCACTGAGGCCCTGACCACAGAACACATAATTGTAAAGTCTCCGTCCAGAGCACCAACTGTGAGCCCCAGTCCCACAGAGGGCCCGCTGGACCACAACCCAGTGAAGCAGTGCCTGCTGGCCATCCTCATCCTGGCCCTGGTGGCCACCGTCTTCCTTGTGTGCACCGTGGTGCTGGCCATCCGCCTCTCCCGCAAGAACCACACATACCCTGTACGCAACTACTCCCCTACCGAGATGGTCTGCATCTCGTCCCTGCTGCCTGAGGGGGCCGAGGGGTCCACTGCCACGGCCAATGGGGGCCTGTCCAAGGCCAAGAGCCAGGGCCTGAAGGCGGAGACTGGGGAGGACCGCGAGGGGGATGACCTCACCCTCCACAGCTTCCTCCCTTAG
- the SELPLG gene encoding P-selectin glycoprotein ligand 1 isoform X4, with translation MFLQLLLLLTLLGPGSSLQLITHSEVVWDYDGSDYYSHGTDFPGVLETRTEDPSLSLKLLNVTGTSGQRDFAGPETSESATLGVATRDSAVLYAGAAATGILSTELATQGIFITRGPLTTEPLTVTPPITEGPSTEGVPSTELATVQALSTGPAGTLAPTTEPAATEALSTGLGSVVALTTEPAATEALTTGPASMVAPTTEPAATEALTTGPASMVALTTEPAATEALSTGTASTVALTTEPAATEALTTGLASMVAPTTEPAATDAQSTEALSTESTSTEALTTEHIIVKSPSRAPTVSPSPTEGPLDHNPVKQCLLAILILALVATVFLVCTVVLAIRLSRKNHTYPVRNYSPTEMVCISSLLPEGAEGSTATANGGLSKAKSQGLKAETGEDREGDDLTLHSFLP, from the coding sequence ATGTTTCTGCAACTCCTCCTGCTGCTGAccctgctgggccctgggagcAGCCTGCAGCTAATCACCCACTCAGAGGTCGTGTGGGACTACGATGGGTCTGACTATTATTCACATGGCACAGACTTTCCAGGAGTGCTTGAAACCAGGACTGAGGACCCATCCCTGAGCCTCAAGCTTCTGAATGTGACGGGAACATCAGGACAGAGAGATTTTGCAGGGCCTGAAACATCTGAGTCTGCCACTCTGGGGGTGGCCACAAGGGACTCTGCTGTCCTGTATGCAGGTGCGGCAGCCACTGGGATTCTGAGCACAGAACTGGCCACGCAGGGAATTTTCATCACACGGGGCCCTCTGACCACAGAACCCCTCACTGTAACCCCTCCCATCACAGAGGGTCCATCCACAGAAGGAGTGCCATCCACAGAGTTGGCCACAGTGCAGGCCCTGTCCACAGGGCCAGCAGGCACATTGGCACCAACCACAGAACCTGCAGCCACCGAGGCTCTGTCCACGGGTCTGGGAAGTGTGGTGGCACTGACCACAGAACCTGCAGCCACCGAGGCTCTGACCACAGGGCCAGCAAGTATGGTGGCACCGACCACAGAACCTGCAGCCACCGAGGCTCTGACCACAGGGCCAGCAAGTATGGTGGCACTGACCACAGAACCTGCAGCCACTGAGGCTCTGTCCACGGGGACGGCAAGTACAGTGGCACTGACCACAGAACCTGCAGCCACTGAAGCTCTGACCACGGGGCTGGCAAGCATGGTGGCACCAACCACAGAACCTGCAGCCACCGATGCCCAGTCCACGGAGGCCCTGTCCACAGAATCCACTTCCACTGAGGCCCTGACCACAGAACACATAATTGTAAAGTCTCCGTCCAGAGCACCAACTGTGAGCCCCAGTCCCACAGAGGGCCCGCTGGACCACAACCCAGTGAAGCAGTGCCTGCTGGCCATCCTCATCCTGGCCCTGGTGGCCACCGTCTTCCTTGTGTGCACCGTGGTGCTGGCCATCCGCCTCTCCCGCAAGAACCACACATACCCTGTACGCAACTACTCCCCTACCGAGATGGTCTGCATCTCGTCCCTGCTGCCTGAGGGGGCCGAGGGGTCCACTGCCACGGCCAATGGGGGCCTGTCCAAGGCCAAGAGCCAGGGCCTGAAGGCGGAGACTGGGGAGGACCGCGAGGGGGATGACCTCACCCTCCACAGCTTCCTCCCTTAG